In Theileria equi strain WA chromosome 4 map unlocalized gcontig_1105316255033, whole genome shotgun sequence, the following are encoded in one genomic region:
- a CDS encoding signal peptide containing protein (encoded by transcript BEWA_012870A): protein MVSAKLVFASLFAFVASAFAAELDLKTLKGTGEVNDLGLCNVVEAHGLQLAWFKPYVGKELQRVHCGAHELWKTAEEEHELNELLVLSKCKAAAFAVLSELTKAGGLNHHYFELDPETGNVRKEHSADPKNFKEVFLPLVLTALKKAGAVEALKPPYPAVAAHFFFRHLRLAGEKAAAQAGHKPELMQ from the coding sequence ATGGTTTCTGCTAAACTCGTATTCGCTTCTCTCTTTGCTTTCGTAGCCTCAGCCTTCGCTGCTGAACTTGACTTGAAGACCCTCAAGGGAACTGGTGAAGTTAATGATCTTGGTTTGTGCAATGTTGTTGAGGCCCATGGTTTGCAACTCGCCTGGTTTAAACCATACGTTGGTAAGGAACTCCAAAGAGTCCACTGCGGTGCTCATGAGCTCTGGAAGACCGCTGAGGAGGAGCATGAACTCAACGAACTTCTCGTTCTCTCCAAGTGCAAGGCCGCTGCCTTTGCTGTCCTCTCTGAATTGACCAAGGCGGGTGGTTTGAATCACCATTACTTCGAGCTTGACCCAGAGACTGGTAATGTTAGAAAGGAGCATAGTGCTGATCCCAAGAACTTCAAGGAGGTATTCCTTCCTCTTGTATTGACTGCTCTCAAGAAGGCTGGCGCTGTTGAGGCTCTAAAGCCACCATATCCAGCTGTTGCCGCTCACTTCTTCTTCCGTCACTTGAGATTGGCTGGAGAGAAGGCTGCCGCTCAAGCCGGACACAAGCCAGAACTCATGCAGTAA
- a CDS encoding methionine aminopeptidase, putative (encoded by transcript BEWA_012880A), translating to MILKVFGQNGCTFALILAILSNIESIIALKYSSVGRFSQTLVGKHLLQPENGRYGASLNSAFIDTPRQLGLSPGRNAPVASQKHILEKERYIRKEGPVGFQRVKKKQENLDRTQRFKKELESKIPNVSIKSIWDHFNYTGGIRKGILSGKQYPSKHAKRPNYYKTGIPEYVPYPGKDRRKEDDPRGTLKTPSEIEGIRKACKIAREILDSVHDLIVEGVFTDDIDRRVHKMCEIKKVYPSPLNYNGFPKSVCVSVNEVMCHGIPDSTVLSAGDLVNVDVTVYVDGFHGDISETFIVLPAQKKLKPQKLMGDYERNKMNHHASFHNNMANIATHITAQQGITGSLSHLSRGIKPQQGWADMLERIKKYWQVNKDLFEINATPKNQEALRVGVRLANDVYDGRIVGLPSALFPTYISDLEGGKRFIDSEFPDITFNLLPKHDPDRYYKPYLFSPTFDSDVELMKITHDALMEVIKICRPGTKISKIGEFLTKYANDRGCNVYPNFFGHGIGRNFHEFPYISHVENDSNIKLQPGMVFTIEPIMVKSSNIGYTMWPDGWTIAACSGTKTAQFEHTILITDGEPEILTKRLPSSPPFYWENPIKVKY from the exons ATGATTCTCAAGGTTTTTGGTCAAAATGGTTGCACATTTGCCCTAATTTTGGCCATTCTCTCCAACATTGAGTCAATTATCGCATTAAAGTACTCGTCTGTCGGACGATTTTCACAGACTTTGGTTGGAAAGCATCTGTTACAACCAGAAAATGGCCGCTATGGAGCCTCGCTGAACTCTGCCTTTATAGACACTCCCAGGCAGCTTGGGTTATCCCCTGGAAGGAATGCTCCAGTCGCAAGCCAGAAGcatattttggaaaaggaacGTTACATAAG GAAAGAGGGACCAGTTGGATTCCAACGagtgaagaagaaacaagAGAATTTAGATAGAACTCAACGGTTTAAAAAGGAATTGGAATCTAAAATCCCAAATGTGTCAATCAAGAGTATATGGGACCATTTTAATTACACAG GTGGTATTCGCAAAGGTATCTTGAGTGGCAAGCAGTACCCATCTAAACATGCCAAGCGCCCAAATTACTACAAGACTGGGATTCCAGAGTATGTACCATACCCTGGAAAAGATAGAAGAAAGGAGGATGATCCAAGGGGAACTTTAAAGACCCCTAGTGAGATCGAGGGTATTAGGAAAGCATGCAAAATTGCAAGGGAAATTTTGGACTCTGTGCATGACCTGATTGTTGAAGGAGTTTTTACAGACGATATCGATCGCAGAGTTCATAAAATGTGCGAGATTAAAAAGGTTTACCCATCGCCACTAAACTATAATGGGTTCCCAAAGTCTGTCTGCGTTTCAGTTAACGAAGTAATGTGTCATG GGATTCCGGATTCTACCGTCTTATCCGCTGGAGATCTCGTCAACGTCGATGTTACTGTGTATGTAGATGGATTTCATGGTGACATTTCCGAGACATTTATAGTTTTACCTGCGCAGAAAAAACTAAAGCCGCAAAAACTCATGGGAGATTATGAACGTAACAAAATGAATCACCACGCTTCTTTTCATAACAACATGGCAAATATAGCCACCCATATAACCGCTCAGCAGGGGATAACGGGATCTCTTTCTCATCTTTCTAGGGGTATAAAGCCACAGCAAGGATGGGCGGACATGTTAGAGCGGATAAAAAAATACTGGCAGGTTAACAAGGATCTTTTTGAAATAAATGCTACACCTAAGAATCAAGAAGCCTTGCGAGTTGGAGTGAGATTGGCAAATGAT GTTTATGATGGCAGAATCGTGGGACTCCCATCGGCATTATTTCCTACATATATTTCCGATCTTGAAGGTGGTAAAAGGTTCATAGACTCCGAATTTCCTGACATCACCTTTAATCTCCTGCCCAAACATGATCCAGATAGATATTACAAGCCGTATTTGTTTTCTCCCACGTTTGATTCGGATGTTGAACTAATGAAAATCACACATGATGCGTTAATGGAAGTTATAAAGATCTGCAGACCTGGAACAAAGATATCTAAGATTGGAGAGTTCTTGACTAAATATGCGAACGATCGTGGATGTAACGTTTATCCAAACTTTTTTGGTCATGGTATTGGCAGAAACTTTCACGAATTTCCATAT ATATCCCACGTTGAGAATGATTCTAATATAAAATTGCAACCTGGGATGGTCTTTACAATCGAACCTATAATGGTCAAGAGTAGTAATATTGGTTATACTATGTGGCCAGATGGATGGACCATTGCTGCTTGTAGCGGAACAAA GACCGCACAATTCGAACACACAATTTTGATCACAGATGGTGAACCAGAGATTCTCACCAAAAGGCTCCCATCTTCTCCACCCTTTTACTGGGAGAATCCGATAAAAGTCAAATACTAG
- a CDS encoding conserved hypothetical protein (encoded by transcript BEWA_012890A), producing MEHTLPQSQGDNSIEPPVDDVSITKDVVSGKEVTFEKVRKRPKRRSFEKGLKRPAINLLDTSLSSRFQTCSLETTRENSVVEQVVTENRIDATAANTLGYILESATSGEMEQGEPNMEERLLVSDLVSEEELSPQTCSRAQESQSEPLQNLHNYILDDQNGSNQRESERAGYQDLNGFMESVHDECMSNLQPSSRAGQDQSASRSPRDHVEPINVITIIDGDMEEEYDNVDEYGVEAEYARSENPYNDMEYSHLEMAECYSVSNALEELQADLTNQINNGDEYMNHCHSGGYMHSRNNYPGYQGPLHSSAPEQYERMISSDGNGLEMEDFDDASVPTTQPIVSRGSIQNAVATPLVQRNLSCGASMDGLSNRSSSVNLALDSGDLKRQIFMDEQLMNNILKDLICPICLEYFYFPVTVACGHTFCRYCIGHSKLAGKMCPLCRQSIGRTLNINTILSNLVKSLKLRKRPAPIPKGPELSYVAEKLWWDEHCLKPYVSVPLFLRIMFGEMVQAPVFFDDLCSCLIDYFSTNNKWSRAKWVFTIEDCKIVRQLVGFDPSDTEGSKVRLHNWVEDYLMANPHLCFRSDTAFPVTLKVYHDVNHKIEGTIFSAMDIPNKLPWDAGRHAKSLLHLPHSSVSLSHLIFAQCPDGRFGILDCGSTIGTMIKLQGVHALQTGDRVHIGDKHEVDVTIVNDSIGTPFRDFRWSPKNGAVFDFSEYSTAPPEDREDLEELESHLKLRIFADSQVERDVWICPKGVILGRGPVTQSAYRKLSITTQNGYISREHCLIYYDGSQPSGKRWLLRDMSTLGTFLKLKPFQDPHPVSPGFVFKVGQCKVEVCHAHEMARRVPSSATLILSHLLQSHISDAPARDDQIIGDDES from the coding sequence ATGGAGCACACTTTACCACAGTCACAGGGAGATAATAGTATAGAGCCGCCTGTGGATGACGTGTCAATCACCAAGGACGTCGTGTCAGGAAAAGAAGTcacatttgaaaaggtaaGGAAACGACCCAAACGAAGATCATTCGAAAAAGGACTCAAACGACCCGCAATCAACCTGTTGGATACCTCACTCTCTAGTAGATTTCAAACCTGTAGCCTAGAAACCACGCGAGAAAACTCTGTCGTTGAACAAGTCGTCACAGAGAATAGAATAGATGCAACTGCGGCAAACACACTAGGCTACATCCTTGAAAGCGCAACCAGTGGAGAAATGGAACAAGGTGAACCAAACATGGAAGAACGATTGCTAGTCAGCGATCTCGTTTCAGAGGAAGAGCTCTCTCCTCAAACATGCTCAAGAGCGCAAGAATCGCAAAGTGAGCCCttgcaaaatttgcatAATTACATTCTTGATGACCAAAACGGGTCCAATCAGAGGGAATCTGAACGCGCAGGTTACCAAGATTTAAATGGGTTTATGGAAAGTGTGCATGACGAATGTATGAGTAATTTACAACCATCTTCTAGAGCTGGCCAAGATCAGTCAGCATCGAGGTCGCCCAGGGATCATGTGGAACCAATAAATGTTATAACCATCATTGATGGTgatatggaagaagaatatgatAATGTAGATGAATACGGCGTTGAAGCCGAGTATGCTCGTTCAGAGAATCCATACAATGACATGGAATATTCGCACCTGGAAATGGCAGAATGCTACAGTGTTTCGAATGCGTTGGAGGAATTACAAGCGGATTTAACAAACCAGATCAACAATGGTGATGAATACATGAATCACTGCCATTCCGGAGGATATATGCATTCTAGAAACAACTATCCTGGGTACCAAGGTCCATTGCATAGCAGCGCCCCTGAACAATATGAAAGGATGATTAGTAGCGATGGAAATGGGCTAGAGATGGAAGATTTTGATGATGCAAGTGTACCTACAACTCAACCGATTGTTTCACGTGGAAGCATACAAAATGCTGTAGCAACTCCACTTGTGCAGAGGAACTTGAGTTGCGGTGCAAGTATGGATGGATTGAGTAATAGATCATCTTCGGTTAATTTGGCACTCGATTCTGGTGATTTAAAACgtcagatttttatggatgaGCAACTTATgaataatattttaaaggacCTCATTTGTCCAATTTGCTTAGAATACTTTTATTTTCCCGTTACTGTCGCCTGCGGACACACTTTTTGCAGGTACTGTATTGGTCACAGCAAATTGGCTGGAAAAATGTGCCCTCTGTGCAGGCAATCTATTGGGAGAACTCTCAATATAAACACAATATTATCAAATCTTGTAAAGTCTCTAAAACTCAGAAAGAGACCTGCACCCATTCCAAAGGGGCCAGAACTATCTTATGTGGCTGAAAAGCTTTGGTGGGACGAACATTGCCTAAAACCGTACGTTTCGGTCCCCCTATTCCTTAGAATAATGTTTGGAGAAATGGTTCAAGCTCCAGTCttttttgatgatttatGTTCTTGTCTAATTGACTACTTTTCAACAAACAACAAATGGTCTCGAGCAAAGTGGGTATTTACTATTGAAGACTGCAAAATTGTACGCCAGCTTGTGGGATTCGATCCCTCCGATACAGAGGGGTCAAAGGTGCGTTTACATAACTGGGTAGAGGACTATCTCATGGCTAATCCTCATTTATGTTTCCGCAGTGACACTGCGTTCCCAGTCACTCTAAAGGTTTATCACGATGTTAATCATAAGATTGAGGGAACAATATTCAGTGCTATGGATATTCCAAACAAGCTACCATGGGATGCAGGAAGGCATGCAAAGAGTCTATTGCACCTTCCACACTCATCGGTTTCTCTATCACATTTAATTTTTGCTCAATGTCCAGATGGACGCTTTGGAATTTTGGATTGTGGAAGTACCATTGGCACCATGATCAAGTTGCAAGGAGTACATGCTTTGCAAACAGGAGACAGAGTTCACATTGGAGACAAACATGAAGTTGATGTGACAATTGTTAACGACTCCATAGGTACACCCTTCCGTGATTTTAGGTGGAGTCCAAAGAATGGTGCAGTCTTTGATTTTTCAGAATATTCAACCGCACCTCCAGAGGATAGGGAGGATTTGGAAGAATTGGAATCTCACTTGAAACTGCGTATTTTTGCAGATTCTCAAGTAGAACGAGATGTTTGGATATGCCCAAAGGGAGTTATACTAGGCAGAGGTCCAGTCACACAATCTGCATACAGAAAACTCAGCATAACTACACAAAATGGATATATATCCAGAGAGCATTGTCTCATTTACTATGATGGCTCACAACCCTCAGGGAAACGATGGCTACTCCGGGATATGAGCACATTGggaacatttttaaaattaaaaccATTCCAGGATCCACACCCGGTCTCACCAGGTTTCGTCTTTAAAGTAGGACAATGCAAGGTCGAAGTGTGCCATGCACACGAAATGGCACGCAGAGTACCCTCATCGGCTACACTCATACTCTCACACCTACTGCAGTCGCACATTTCAGACGCCCCCGCAAGGGACGATCAGATTATTGGCGACGATGAATCGTGA
- a CDS encoding signal peptide containing protein (encoded by transcript BEWA_012900A): MNVLAVLWTVCLVRLCSTSCCGGGDTTDDNGPGVLDLANPDKSLFSTLNGRLGTLYLHKSGKEITEVFYGRSRLWKAEDGQGCKWVEVAIDSKGNGMAHIYLKNQGYTEIPFKAVLNNTGSSSTSNQSGDNTAKESSHSSTTTPSQSSQ; this comes from the coding sequence ATGAATGTTTTAGCAGTACTGTGGACGGTATGTTTGGTAAGGTTGTGCAGTACGAGTTGTTGTGGAGGAGGAGATACTACTGACGATAATGGGCCAGGTGTCCTTGATCTTGCTAATCCAGATAAATCACTATTTAGCACGCTGAATGGGAGATTGGGAACACTTTATCTCCACAAATCTGGTAAAGAAATAACCGAAGTTTTTTACGGTAGGAGTAGATTATGGAAAGCTGAAGATGGACAAGGGTGTAAATGGGTTGAAGTAGCCATTGATAGTAAGGGAAATGGAATGGCACATATTTATCTAAAAAACCAGGGATACACAGAAATTCCCTTTAAGGCTGTTTTAAATAACACTGGAAGTAGTTCTACATCGAATCAATCAGGTGATAATACAGCTAAAGAATCTTCACATTcttctactactactccatctcaaTCTTCTCAGTAG
- a CDS encoding ABC transporter, ATP-binding protein family member protein (encoded by transcript BEWA_012910A) — translation MMVDKGDRTPEVYDHHFWESEPSLTLRKVVKPDGTKFRYFDETSIFNFIFFLLVYRWVKETSKRYLDPYMIHPLPLADQILKWQPILSRHVSDGIASIEAHESLSEEEKKKAKKPVRCILARAVILTYRLGRCRGLFEIFLIHIFVSYDQYVSRYLSLVVSPSVCHIDSIHVAPTVVILGFFLSVSSSHCSLPVQIRYYESAQVLAFQYTNKRGV, via the coding sequence ATGATGGTAGATAAAGGGGATAGAACCCCGGAAGTGTATGATCATcacttttgggagagtgaACCTTCCCTAACTCTGAGGAAGGTAGTGAAGCCTGACGGCACAAAGTTCCGATACTTTGACGAAACGAGTATATTCaactttatattttttcttttgGTATACAGGTGGGTTAAGGAAACATCAAAGAGGTACCTAGATCCTTACATGATCCACCCTCTCCCACTGGCCGACCAGATTCTCAAATGGCAGCCAATTCTTTCCAGGCATGTTAGCGATGGCATCGCCAGCATTGAGGCCCACGAGTCCCTAagtgaagaggaaaagaagaaagcCAAGAAACCTGTGAGATGTATTCTGGCAAGGGCTGTAATATTGACCTACCGTCTCGGGAGATGCCGAGGTCTTTTTGAGATCTTCCTAATTCACATATTCGTTTCGTATGACCAATATGTTTCCCGCTATCTGTCATTAGTAGTTTCTCCATCTGTTTGTCATATAGATTCTATTCACGTCGCTCCTACAGTTGTCATTCTTGGCTTTTTTCTCAGTGTTAGTAGTTCCCACTGTTCCCTTCCCGTCCAGATTCGGTATTACGAGTCTGCACAAGTCttagcattccagtataccaacaagagaggagtctag
- a CDS encoding conserved hypothetical protein (encoded by transcript BEWA_012920A), with product MWVSSSRLRMAIAKSKKAKEKGKKSTDEDFRKGIHDTHKYVFMLIAYCMAPITGVSLLLESIFHCENIANKCYLSYIIAGSTSTMVSLICLQMSFSALVICFWMLMPGLIIFVPVIYFGNGQIAKMIFILLCGIVGILEAPILQASTFVISKLFLNSAASTLYSGYPFGLISMGLFQLVVEQIIGTGSIPQMRLCATLCYGVQAVVGFFTALWVTYLYIRYNGRVKEEEEKKKKQEQKQSQEESSSGGDTSASTNSSEPTKVQQLGKVIVVVPYYSPRLVIQTVGTVLRVFFHPCLIPFLIDLSNREKLVISLSFMFFDFIGVNYAGNFDETIDPSEKVPSQSHFVFLITRDLTLHLIWISTISLVSFIVWNIWTCEFEFTNSSFFLLILASANGFIGGIFTGRGLNGCFPILEYYNGQGVIGDDIIKLDNIINDIALSFDYIMCFLMSLFSNITERFILGHKNSREYILSNNKGDLSIETVNALLMQFRGVL from the coding sequence ATGTGGGTATCCTCGTCAAGACTTCGTATGGCAATAGCCAAATCAAAGAAGGCAAAAGAAAAGGGGAAGAAAAGTACAGATGAGGATTTTAGGAAGGGAATCCATGACACCCACAAGTATGTCTTTATGTTGATTGCATACTGCATGGCACCCATTACCGGTGTTTCTCTGCTTCTTGAAAGCATCTTTCACTGCGAGAACATCGCCAACAAGTGTTACTTGTCGTATATTATTGCTGGTTCCACTTCTACCATGGTATCTCTCATTTGTCTGCAAATGAGCTTCAGTGCCTTGGTAATTTGCTTCTGGATGCTCATGCCAGGTTTGATCATATTTGTCCCAGTCATATACTTTGGGAACGGACAAATAGCCAAGATgatcttcattcttctctgtGGAATAGTTGGAATTCTCGAGGCACCGATCCTTCAGGCATCTACATTTGTGATATCAAAGCTATTCCTAAACTCGGCAGCCTCAACTCTATATTCCGGCTACCCATTTGGACTCATTTCCATGGGACTGTTCCAACTAGTCGTGGAGCAGATCATAGGAACCGGCAGTATACCTCAGATGAGATTATGCGCGACTCTGTGCTATGGAGTCCAGGCCGTCGTCGGATTTTTCACGGCCCTCTGGGTCACCTATCTCTACATAAGGTATAATGGACGCGTcaaagaggaggaagagaaaaagaagaagcaaGAGCAGAAGCAAAGCCAGGAAGAGAGTAGTAGCGGTGGTGATACTAGTGCCAGCACTAACAGCAGTGAACCAACAAAGGTACAACAGTTAGGCAAGGTCATAGTGGTTGTGCCGTATTATTCACCTCGTCTTGTTATACAGACTGTTGGAACTGTATTGAGGGTGTTCTTCCACCCCTGTCTCATACCTTTCCTTATAGATTTGTCTAACCGAGAGAAGCTTGTCATCTCGCTGTCTTTCATGTTCTTTGACTTTATAGGCGTAAATTATGCCGGAAACTTTGATGAAACCATTGACCCATCTGAAAAGGTTCCCTCTCAGTCTCactttgtatttttaatcaCAAGGGATTTGACTCTTCATCTTATATGGATATCAACTATTTCCCTGGTCTCATTTATCGtctggaacatttggaCCTGCGAATTTGAATTCACTAACTCTtcgttcttcctcctcatcTTGGCGTCCGCAAATGGCTTTATTGGAGGAATCTTTACTGGAAGGGGACTAAATGGTTGTTTTCCCATCCTAGAATATTATAATGGACAGGGAGTTATAGGAGACGATATCATAAAACTTGACAATATCATTAACGATATCGCACTATCTTTCGATTACATCATGTGTTTCTTAATGTCTCTATTCTCCAACATTACTGAAAGATTCATACTCGGCcacaaaaattccagagagtATATTCTCAGCAACAACAAGGGCGATTTATCAATCGAAACTGTAAATGCTCtactaatgcagtttagAGGGGTATTATAA
- a CDS encoding conserved hypothetical protein (encoded by transcript BEWA_012930A), translated as MVSFEDRKSCRLMSSNDGATMQYEGSGDLFKIMNSEAVERHQKDSTKLWKSNESISSCLTHVSEVEVQTEHATIVPSAETKTSNLIIFDYDDTILPTYSLTVMQRQKLGVKLSDEVLQELNKLSDAVLENLQTALNVGTIVIVTNASSEWLSQSCEKYLPRVGAFLIENKIRIISARDRFGNSLLAQKHWKYFIFIDLIEEQFIRQLKSGEPFSVISIGDGSEEREACMKLIGIFKNQAWTFKNLKFLNQPSYGCLTLQHVLLQKSFQNFLDMDSSADLCIQFDKVG; from the coding sequence ATGGTTTCATTCGAGGATCGCAAAAGTTGTAGGCTCATGTCGAGCAACGACGGAGCCACAATGCAGTATGAAGGCAGCGGAGACCTCTTCAAGATTATGAATTCCGAAGCCGTTGAAAGACACCAAAAGGATAGTACAAAATTGTGGAAATCAAACGAGTCGATCTCGTCATGTCTCACCCATGTCTCAGAGGTTGAGGTGCAAACCGAACATGCAACCATCGTACCAAGTGCAGAAACAAAGACATCCAACCTCATCATCTTTGACTACGATGACACCATCCTTCCAACGTATTCACTGACTGTCATGCAAAGACAAAAACTCGGCGTCAAACTCTCGGACGAGGTGCTCCAAGAGTTGAACAAACTCAGCGATGCCGTACTAGAAAATCTACAAACTGCTTTAAATGTAGGAACTATTGTAATTGTAACAAACGCCAGCTCAGAGTGGCTGTCGCAAAGTTGTGAAAAGTATCTGCCCAGAGTTGGCGCATTCCTCATTGAGAACAAGATACGCATCATTTCCGCAAGAGATAGATTCGGAAATAGCCTATTGGCGCAAAAACACTGGAAGTACTTTATATTCATCGATCTTATCGAGGAACAGTTCATAAGGCAACTCAAATCAGGTGAACCCTTCTCTGTCATATCCATTGGTGATGGCTCTGAAGAAAGAGAAGCGTGCATGAAACtcattggaatatttaaaaaCCAAGCGTGGACATTCAAAAACCTCAAGTTCTTGAACCAGCCAAGCTATGGATGTCTCACGCTACAGCACGTACTGCTGCAAAAATCGTTTCAAAACTTCCTAGACATGGACAGTTCTGCAGATTTGTGCATTCAGTTTGATAAAGTTGGTTGA
- a CDS encoding hypothetical protein (encoded by transcript BEWA_012940A): MVDGPSQESTDSLDTRKVENEPLPSASPDDVKVEDRESEHISEECKDPEISSVPDTEATEQESTYVGFSESEQTGPGEHKSETMSEDTQETPSTNLELEASEPTEDIPTEPEPKENTLEQSTETALEVKTLDLSAIDSSLDLLDDETQNGVHSKSYILKNENFERISEDGMEIWTAEGGEKLLLLNLHSKGDLALLNICTKKNHKLMLGYFAKNGNGWKSLKEDEFDQKYGEMKET, encoded by the coding sequence ATGGTAGATGGACCGTCTCAAGAATCTACAGACTCTTTAGATACCAGAAAGGTTGAGAATGAGCCATTACCGTCAGCTTCGCCTGATGATGTTAAGGTAGAGGACAGAGAATCTGAGCACATTTCCGAAGAATGTAAGGATCCTGAAATATCTTCCGTACCAGATACTGAGGCCACTGAACAAGAGTCTACATATGTAGGATTCTCTGAATCTGAACAAACTGGCCCTGGTGAACATAAAAGTGAGACTATGTCAGAAGACACTCAAGAGACTCCATCTACAAACCTTGAACTGGAAGCTTCTGAACCTACCGAGGACATACCTACAGAACCTGAACCTAAAGAGAATACTCTAGAACAATCTACTGAAACCGCTCTAGAGGTTAAAACTCTGGATCTTTCCGCTATCGACTCTTCACTTGATCtattggatgatgaaaCCCAGAACGGAGTCCACTCAAAGTCGTACATTCTCAAAAATGAAAACTTTGAAAGAATATCAGAAGATGGAATGGAGATTTGGACCGCTGAAGGGGGTGAAAAGCTCCTACTTCTGAATCTTCACTCAAAGGGGGATTTGGCTCTCCTCAACATTTGCACAAAGAAAAATCACAAGTTGATGCTTGGATACTTTGCCAAGAATGGTAATGGATGGAAGAGTTTAAAGGAAGACGAATTCGATCAAAAGTATGGAGAAATGAAGGAGACATAA